Part of the Imperialibacter roseus genome, ACCGCTGCCCTCATCGCCGAGCACATAGCCGAGCGAGGGTACTTGCGCAGCAATTTTTTCACCGTCGTAATAGCAGGAGTTAGACCCTGTGCCCAAAATGCAGGCAATGCCTGGCTCATTACCACAAAGCGCACGGGCGGCTGCCAGGAGATCGTTGTTGACTTCAATGGAGGCTTCCGGGAAAAATGGCCTGAGAACTTCAGCTACTTTTTTGTTTTTTTCTGCGCTTCCGCAGCCAGCACCATAAAACGCCAGCTCAGTTATTTTGTGCGCTCCCACCACTTGAAGCACATGTTCCTGCACTCCTTTTCGAAGATCCTCATCTTCCTGCACGTAAGGATTGTATCCTTCAGAGCTTGCCTGTTTGATTTGACCGTCTTCCGTGATCAAACGCCATTCTATTTTTGTTGCCCCACTGTCTGCAATTAGAATCATTGTGTAAGGGTGTTTTCATGCCCGGACAAGCGCCCAATGCATTTGAATTTATCAAAAACTGAATCAGTGTGTGGCGCATCGAGTAATTCACCGGTAAGATCTTGGCCCGCCCAGTGTTCGTAGTGAAGTCCTGTTCGCCATAGCCTGGAGAGACTCACATCATAAATGAATCCCTTGTAGGCAATCCAAACTTCCTCCCTGTCCTGACCGTTGCGAAGCGCCAACTGATTGGCTGTAAATATCGGCAATAAATTTGAATTATCCATATTGTGTGCGCACACAATTCAATTTTAGGCTGTTTTTGATTTTTTCAACCTCATGACCCAACTACAGATTTGGACGCAAGGTTCCACTTTCAGGCAAGTTAATTAATTCGAAGTGCCACATTTACTCCGGTTCAATTATTATACTATTATTAATCATTTTCTCATTTTATTAAATGAAATAGCGGAGCGAGCGCTATTTTACTTCGTTCTCTACAACAAACTATTGGTTTCTTTGCCATTTGCTCTTAATTTCATGACTCAACTAAACCTAAAACAATGAAAAAACTAGTCTACTGCCTTTTAATTGCTGTATTAGCGGCCTGCAGTACTCCAAAGGAAGAAAAGAAGGATGTTTCGGCTATGTCGGACGACGAGCTGAGAGCATACGCAGACACACTTGCTCATAAATTTATACTGACTGACGGCCACGTGGATTTGCCCTATCGAATGAAGGTGGCGGGCTTCATCCTGAAAAAGGAAATTATGGACGTGTCGGTTCGCACGCCGGAGGGCAACTTCGATTACGTGCGGGCAAAGGAAGGTGGCCTGGATGCGCCTATGATGTCGATTTACATTCCGTCGAGCTACGGTGTGACGCAGGAAGCCAAAAACCTGGCCGATTCACTGATTGGTATGGTGGAAAAGCTGACAACTACTTATCCCGACAAGTTTGCGTTAGCCAAGACGCCAGCGGCAATTGAAGAGAACTTTAAAGCTGGTTTGATATCGCTACCGATGGGCATGGAAAACGGAGCTCCCTTAATGGAAGACCTGGCCAATGTGGCGTACTTCGCTGATAGAGGGATCAACTATATCACACTTACCCACGGTAAAGACAACCAGATTTGCGACTCCAGCTACGATACCACTTACACCTGGAACGGCCTGAGTCCATTTGGTGAGGAGGTTGTGAAAGAAATGAACAAGCAGGGCATCATGGTGGACATATCACATGTGTCCGACAGCACATTTTATGATGTGATGGCACTGACTGACGTGCCCGCTATCGCCTCTCACTCATCTTGCCGGTATTTCACGCCGGGCTTCGAGCGCAATATGTCGGATGAAATGATCAAGATGCTGGGCGAGAATGGGGGGGTGATCCAAATCAACTTCGGGTCGAGCTTCCTTTCCGGCGAAGTAAGGGAAAAAAGCGAAAAGGTGCGGGAGCACATGACCAACTGGCTGGCTGAAAACGGATTGAGCTACAGAGATTCTACTGCGCAGGCCTATATGGAGCAATATGTGGCTGATTCTGCCATCAACCTGTTTGCTACGGTAGGTGTGGTGGCTGACCACATTGACCATGTGGTAGAGATAGCCGGGATTGACCATGTTGGTCTGGGTTCGGACTATGACGGTGTGGGCGACTCGCTACCAACTGGGCTGAAAGATGTTTCTGAGTTTCCTAACCTGATCTACGAGCTTTTGAAGCGGGGCTACACCGAAGAGGATATTGCCAAGATTTGTTACCAGAACGTATTCAGAGTTTGGAACGCAGTGCTTGATAAATCCAAAGAACTGAAGGGCGCCTAAGCCTCACAAGAAATTACAGGATGACCTGGCAAGCAGCAATGATGGCCAGGTCATTTTTATTTTGGAGATAGACAACTACGGAATTGTCATTGGGTTCAAACCCGTTTGGCAACAAAAGTGAAACTTCTCCAGCTGCTTCTGCCATCACTGTTTGAAACTCCACAACAACGTTTTTGTGGGTCAGTGTTCGTCCTTTGTTCTCTCCCCTTGCAACATGGTTTTGTACCTCCTTTTTTACCAGGGCGATATTGATCAATGCCTGGTTGGGAGCTTTGTCCAGGGCATATTTTATCAGGAGCTCGCCGCCGTTGTCAAAGACTGAAGCTTTTAGCGAGTAACCGGCGGGTTTAGCCAAGGCAGCTTTGATGGCGCTATCCGCTTCCTTTCTGGAAGAGCCTACAAATTCAACTTTTCCATTGACCACCATTTGGGGGGTGTAAGCATTGCCAGCCTTTAGTTGGTTGACATAGTTGCCCTGCCGAACGTTGTAGGCCAAACTTGCATATGGATCTTTCCAGCCCAGGTAGTCCCAGTAACTTACGTGAAAAGACAAGCCAAAGACGGGATCACCGTTGATAGCGGCCTGTTCAATAATTGAATTAAGAAGATGGTCGGCGGCCGGACAGCTCGAGCAGCCTTGTGAGGTAAATAGCTCAATTAGGGCAAAAGCTCCGTCGTTGGGCGTCGAAATTAGAGCCTTTTTTTCAATGAAAGGCTTCGGGCTTAGAAAAGCAGCGAGCCCCGTCGCTAGCACAACGCCTATAGCAACTGTCCACTTTTTCATGCTGTAAAGGTACACCGCAGAGGCCTCGCATGCTGTAAGGGGGCTGACAATCGGGCTCAAGAAACTTTTATAACCTCTTCAATTAGGAATTTAATATGATAACCTCTACATTTCGGAAAAATATAGATTATGAAGAAAACACAGCTGGGGGAGTTTGAGGAAATTGTGTTGCTGACCATCGCTGTATTGCATAACGACGCCTATGGTGTGTCGATTAAGAATGAGCTGGAGAGGAGACTGGGTTATGGTACCAGCGTGGGGGCGTTGCAAACAGCACTAAAGAGACTGGAGGAAAAAGGCTATCTCGATTCCGCATGGGGCGAAACCTCCAATGTGCGTGGAGGCAAGCGGAAGAAGTATTACAAAATTACGGCGTCTGCCCAAAAAGCTTTGCAGGAGATCAAAGACATCCGTGCCCAGCTGTGGTCTGAGATACCTTCGATAGTTTTAAAATTTACGTAAGCCATGAGATCCCCCCAATTTGTTCCGCCTCGTTTACCGATGCGATTTTTTAGGGCAATTTGTAAAGCAGATTTTCTGGAAGAGATTGAAGGGGATCTTTTGGAAATATATGAGCAAAAGGCTCTGGAAAATTCCCCGAAAAACTTGAAATGGCTCTTCATTTGGGAGATCGCCCTACTCATCCGACCGAAACTTCTAAAGTCATTTATTCCCTCATCAGTAAATCCATTTTTTATGATACAGGATCATTTGAAAGTCAGTTTCAGGAATCTGAGGAAGTACCGTGCTTATACACTGATCAACCTTTTGGGCCTTTCGCTGGGTATCGCTGCTTCGGTGCTGCTGTTTTTGGTTGTCAGGTTCGAACGCTCGTTCGACAACTTCCATGCGAACAGTGCACAGTTGTATGTAGTGGGTGAGAGCGAAGCGGGTGGCAAGCCCTACTTTCAAAGCAAAGTGCCCTTGGCTCCCAAATTAAAAGAAGGCTTGCCCGAAGTAGTACTGTCTACACGGTACGGCGGCTGGGACAGTCCGTGGCTCGAAACCAACAATGGAAGAGTTCATGAAGTCATCAAACTTGTCGATCCTGATTTTGCGTTGATGTTTGACTTTAAAGTCAAAGAAGGAGATTTTCAACAGACGCTGTCGACAAAGGATCAGTTGGCAATTACTGAGACGGTCGCAAAAAAATTGTTTGGTTTTGAGCCCGCAGTAGGCAGGCAGGTTCAGGAAAGCCAGTCAAAAAAAACCTGGTTGGTCGGAGCGGTTTTGGAAGATTTGCCATCAAACAGCAGCATGCAGTTTGATGTGCTCACAGGATGGGACAACAGGCCTGAATGGCTGAGGGATCCTGAGATGGCCAACTGGTACATCACCTTCATGCCGGCCTTTGCGATGTTGGAAAGTGGTGTAACACCAGAAAAGATTGATGACAAACTAGCAAAAATTGTGGCAGATAATTTTGCGAACAAACAACAGGATATTGCCATTGCCTTGTTGCCGCTGGCGGCCTACCGAACGGTGGATACAGACAATGCGTCAATTGTTAACCTGCTCGCTATAGTGGCAGTCATAATCGTCTCGATAGCCTCGGTCAATTTTATCAACATGGCCACGGCACAGGCGCTTGTCAGGATCAGAGAAGTAACGATAAGAAAGGTGCTTGGCTCAAATAGACGGCAGCTCATATCGCAGTTTATCATTGAGTCGCTCATGGT contains:
- a CDS encoding cytochrome b5 domain-containing protein encodes the protein MDNSNLLPIFTANQLALRNGQDREEVWIAYKGFIYDVSLSRLWRTGLHYEHWAGQDLTGELLDAPHTDSVFDKFKCIGRLSGHENTLTQ
- a CDS encoding BadF/BadG/BcrA/BcrD ATPase family protein, translating into MILIADSGATKIEWRLITEDGQIKQASSEGYNPYVQEDEDLRKGVQEHVLQVVGAHKITELAFYGAGCGSAEKNKKVAEVLRPFFPEASIEVNNDLLAAARALCGNEPGIACILGTGSNSCYYDGEKIAAQVPSLGYVLGDEGSGANMGRKLLIAAVRNRLPISLQEAFDKRFGLTEEDVLENVYKKKYPSRFLASFMKFLMHHIKEPYVYKLVYDSFTEFFTEIVMSYKGHDKLPVHFTGSVAFYYGNILRQAASDQGITVKNIIEGPIAGLTLYHQEKTFGTSKV
- a CDS encoding DUF1223 domain-containing protein, whose product is MKKWTVAIGVVLATGLAAFLSPKPFIEKKALISTPNDGAFALIELFTSQGCSSCPAADHLLNSIIEQAAINGDPVFGLSFHVSYWDYLGWKDPYASLAYNVRQGNYVNQLKAGNAYTPQMVVNGKVEFVGSSRKEADSAIKAALAKPAGYSLKASVFDNGGELLIKYALDKAPNQALINIALVKKEVQNHVARGENKGRTLTHKNVVVEFQTVMAEAAGEVSLLLPNGFEPNDNSVVVYLQNKNDLAIIAACQVIL
- a CDS encoding dipeptidase; the protein is MKKLVYCLLIAVLAACSTPKEEKKDVSAMSDDELRAYADTLAHKFILTDGHVDLPYRMKVAGFILKKEIMDVSVRTPEGNFDYVRAKEGGLDAPMMSIYIPSSYGVTQEAKNLADSLIGMVEKLTTTYPDKFALAKTPAAIEENFKAGLISLPMGMENGAPLMEDLANVAYFADRGINYITLTHGKDNQICDSSYDTTYTWNGLSPFGEEVVKEMNKQGIMVDISHVSDSTFYDVMALTDVPAIASHSSCRYFTPGFERNMSDEMIKMLGENGGVIQINFGSSFLSGEVREKSEKVREHMTNWLAENGLSYRDSTAQAYMEQYVADSAINLFATVGVVADHIDHVVEIAGIDHVGLGSDYDGVGDSLPTGLKDVSEFPNLIYELLKRGYTEEDIAKICYQNVFRVWNAVLDKSKELKGA
- a CDS encoding PadR family transcriptional regulator, encoding MKKTQLGEFEEIVLLTIAVLHNDAYGVSIKNELERRLGYGTSVGALQTALKRLEEKGYLDSAWGETSNVRGGKRKKYYKITASAQKALQEIKDIRAQLWSEIPSIVLKFT